In one Liolophura sinensis isolate JHLJ2023 chromosome 11, CUHK_Ljap_v2, whole genome shotgun sequence genomic region, the following are encoded:
- the LOC135478152 gene encoding cyclic nucleotide-gated cation channel beta-1-like: MVQEPRTYVIPDGSTLYQSLYYGYAYFWKPGKRQDEGQSSECQDEGQSSECQDEGQSSECQDEGLSSECQDEGQSSECQDEGQCSECQDGGQSRKCQDEGQSGECQDEGLSSECQDREQPSECQDMEQQSECQDEGQSSECQDEGQSSECQDEGQSNVTMRDSPVSVKMGDCPESIRIRNSRVRVRMRESPSSECQDEGLSSEHQDEGPSSECQDEGQSRKCHDPEQLSECLDEGESSECQDEGESSECQDEGESSECQDEGQSSDCQDEGQSSECQDERQSSECQDEGESSECQDEGESSECQDEGLSRKCHDTEQLSECLDEGESSECQDEGESSGCQDEGESSECQDEGQSSDCQDEGQSSECQDERQSSECHNETQSSECQDERQSSECQDEG; the protein is encoded by the exons ATGGTACAGGAGCCACGCACCTACGTGATCcct GACGGTTCAACGTTGTATCAATCACTTTACTATGGTTACGCATATTtttggaaaccaggcaaaagGCAGGATGAGGGACAGTCCAGTGAGTGTCAAGATGAAGGACAGTCCAGTGAGTGTCAAGATGAAGGACAGTCCAGTGAGTGTCAAGATGAAGGACTGTCCAGTGAGTGTCAAGATGAGGGACAGTCCAGTGAGTGTCAGGATGAGGGGCAGTGCAGTGAGTGTCAGGATGGGGGACAGTCCAGAAAGTGTCAGGATGAGGGACAGTCCGGTGAGTGTCAAGATGAGGGACTGTCCAGTGAGTGTCAGGATAGGGAACAGCCCAGTGAGTGTCAGGATATGGAACAGCAGAGTGAGTGTCAGGATGAGGGACAGTCCAGTGAGTGTCAGGATGAGGGACAGTCCAGTGAGTGTCAGGATGAGGGACAGTCCAATGTCACGATGAGGGACAGTCCAGTGAGTGTCAAGATGGGGGACTGTCCAGAAAGCATCAGGATTCGGAACAGCAGAGTGAGGGTCAGGATGAGGGAGAGTCCA TCCAGTGAGTGCCAGGATGAGGGACTGTCCAGTGAGCATCAGGATGAGGGTCCGTCCAGTGAGTGTCAGGATGAGGGACAGTCCAGAAAGTGTCATGATCCGGAACAGCTCAGTGAGTGTCTGGATGAGGGAGAATCCAGTGAGTGTCAAGATGAGGGAGAGTCCAGTGAGTGTCAGGATGAGGGAGAGTCCAGTGAGTGTCAGGATGAGGGACAGTCCAGTGATTGTCAGGATGAGGGGCAGTCCAGTGAGTGTCAGGATGAGAGACAGTCCAGTGAGTGTCAGGATGAGGGAGAGTCCAGTGAGTGTCAGGATGAGGGAGAGTCCAGTGAGTGTCAGGATGAGGGACTGTCCAGAAAGTGTCATGATACGGAACAGCTCAGTGAGTGTCTGGATGAGGGAGAATCCAGTGAGTGTCAAGATGAGGGAGAGTCCAGTGGGTGTCAGGATGAGGGAGAGTCCAGTGAGTGTCAGGATGAGGGACAGTCCAGTGATTGTCAGGATGAGGGGCAGTCCAGTGAGTGTCAGGATGAGAGACAGTCTAGTGAGTGTCACAATGAGACACAGTCCAGTGAGTGTCAGGATGAGAGACAGTCTAGTGAGTGTCAGGATGAGGGATAG
- the LOC135477430 gene encoding serine/threonine-protein kinase tousled-like 2 has product MYSSPTGGPPSWNSMAASPMSSQVRTHEVSTVTASDRLNSSQNSSSSKRPGVDSSDGHSHKGFKMETLHVDPRKQELLEARLSGGNRFQPLSNMSSAGDNSNMSGGSVSDREEQMLTPDKNRTPSSGDRKRKRKNVSESSDPGGPKARSDANGRKINEYFKSQSPSRSMGSSGTKSPSPQGIQSFLGTARGPSFMSASSPQNSSDGFPARALYQPCKMSQTDLGMSDIVSLECKSVTALEQKDHKIDELVRQCDELQRQLTAQQKLIEKQKENIEKCTEVNKSLLIEKSNIEKKTTRQKCMENRLRLGQFVTQRQGATFVENWVDGWAFTDLMRQQERIATEREDLERQRKLLTKRKPPTNSAVQKNTKNDGFAKPLDKHMSVVEYYEQDDILKLRQASLKKEDADLQLELEKLERERNLHIRELKRIHNEDNSRFKDHQILNERYLLLKLLGKGGFSEVHKGFDIKEQRYVACKIHQLNKDWKDDKKANYIKHALREYNIHKSLHHPRIVKLYDVFEIDNNSFCTVLEYCDGNDLDFYLKQNKSIPEKEARSIVIQTVSALRYLNEIKPPVIHYDLKPGNILLGSGSVSGEIKITDFGLSKIMDDENYSPEMGMDLTSQGAGTYWYLPPECFVVGKAPPKISSKVDVWSVGVIFYQCLYGKKPFGHNLSQAAILEENTILKATEVEFPPRPVVTNEAKQFIRRCLQYKKELRPDVPHLSQEDYLKPAQLKSKSMSEGSSSGMSSGSQHVLTFNQPSFSFGEKHS; this is encoded by the exons ATGTACAGCAGCCCGACTGGGGGACCGCCATCTTGGAACTCAATGGCTGCATCCCCGATGTCTTCACAAGTGAGAACCCACGAAG TTTCAACTGTGACGGCCTCAGACAGATTGAACTCTAGTCAGAATTCCTCCTCGTCAAAACGCCCTGGAGTCGACAGCTCTGATGGACACTCTCACAAAG gttTTAAGATGGAGACGCTTCATGTAGACCCCAGGAAGCAGGAGTTACTAGAAGCTAGACTCTCTGGTGGGAATAGG TTCCAACCATTGTCGAACATGTCCAGTGCAGGTGACAACTCTAACATGAGTGGGGGTTCAGTGAGTGACCGGGAAGAACAG atgcTGACACCTGATAAAAATAGAACACCTTCAAGTGGAGACCGGAAACGAAAAAGGAAAAACGTCAGCGAATCCAGTGACCCAG GAGGTCCAAAAGCCAGGTCAGATGCCAATGGAAGAAAAATTAACGAATATTTTAAG AGCCAGTCCCCCAGCAGGAGTATGGGGTCGTCAGGTACAAAGTCCCCCTCCCCACAAGGTATACAGTCATTTTTGGGAACGGCACGAGGTCCCAGTTTTATG AGTGCTTCATCTCCACAGAACAGCTCTGATGGGTTTCCTGCCAGAGCCCTGTACCAGCCGTGTAAGATGTCACAG ACTGACCTGGGAATGTCAGACATTGTGTCTTTGGAATGTAAATCTGTGACAGCGCTGGAGCAGAAAGACCATAAAATAGATGAGCTAGTCAGG CAATGTGACGAACTGCAGCGACAGTTGACAGCCCAACAAAAACTTATAGAAAAACAAAAGGAGAACATAGAGAAATGTACAGAAGTTAACAAATCATTGTTAATAGAAAAG AGTAATATTGAGAAGAAGACGACGCGGCAGAAGTGCATGGAGAACCGGTTACGCTTGGGTCAGTTTGTGACCCAGAGGCAGGGGGCGACCTTTGTGGAGAATTGGGTGGACGGATGGGCGTTCACAGACCTCATGAG GCAACAAGAACGAATAGCTACAGAAAGAGAAGACTtagaaagacaaagaaaattaCTGACAAAGCGGAAACCCCCAACAAACTCTGCTGTACagaaaaataccaaaaatgATGGCTTTGCCAAACCCTTAGATAAACA TATGTCAGTTGTTGAGTATTATGAACAGGACGACATCCTCAAGTTACGACAAGCGTCCCTAAAGAAAGAGGATGCTGATTTGCAACTAGAATTAGAAAAGCTGGAGAGAGAGAGGAATTTACATATTAGAGAACTTAAGCGAATTCACAATGAGGATAACTCTAG ATTTAAAGATCATCAAATTTTAAACGAGAGGTATCTTCTGCTGAAGTTGTTAGGGAAAGGCGGGTTCAGTGAGGTGCATAAG GGTTTTGATATAAAGGAACAGAGGTACGTGGCCTGCAAGATTCACCAGCTCAATAAGGACTGGAAAGACGATAAAAAGGCTAATTATATCAA ACATGCTCTTAGGGAATATAACATTCACAAAAGTCTTCATCATCCTCGGATTGTGAAACTTTACGATGTCTTTGAAATAGACAATAACTC attttgtaCTGTGTTGGAATACTGTGATGGAAATGATCTTGACTTTTatctaaaacaaaataagaGCATTCCAGAGAAGGAGGCAAGATCTATTGTTATACAGACTGTTAGTGCTCTCCGCTACCTGAACGAGATCAAGCCTCCGGTCATACATTATGACCTCAAACCAG GTAACATTCTGCTGGGGAGTGGTAGTGTGAGTGGGGAGATCAAGATCACAGACTTTGGGCTCAGTAAGATCATGGACGATGAGAACTACAGTCCCGAGATGGGCATGGACCTGACTTCCCAGGGGGCTGGCACCTACTG GTACTTACCCCCAGAGTGTTTTGTAGTAGGAAAAGCTCCACCTAAAATATCTTCCAAGGTGGATGTCTGGTCTGTAGGAGTTATCTTTTATCAGTGCTTATATGGCAAGAAG CCTTTTGGCCACAATCTGTCTCAAGCTGCTATTCTAGAAGAAAACACAATTCTTAAAGCCACCGAGGTAGAGTTTCCGCCGCGGCCAGTCGTCACTAATGAGGCAAAG CAATTTATCCGACGTTGTCTCCAGTATAAGAAGGAATTGAGGCCTGATGTTCCTCATTTGTCACAGGAAGATTACCTCAAACCTGCCCAATTGAAATCCAA gtcAATGAGCGAGGGCAGTAGTAGTGGTATGTCGTCTGGATCCCAGCATGTACTGACTTTCAACCAGCCATCTTTCTCATTCGGTGAAAAACACTCCTAG